TACAAAACAAAAAGGCTGCAACTCCAAAAGGAAAGCGAACAGCTTCGCTTTGAATTAAAAAAACTCGAAAAAACCCGCAACTTTCAGCCCGCAAACCTTCGCACTCACTTCGAAAAAGAAATTAATGGCCGTCAAGAGAAGATTAAGCTGCTGGAATTTCAAATTGAACAGCTTAATATTCTGCCGGTTGGCAGTGAGTTAAAGGAACGGGAAGTCCAAAGCATTGTCGAGCTCGAAGTTGGAGCGAATTGGGACGAATTCATTCAAACGAAAACAATTGTGATTAAAGATGGGATTGTTTCGGAAATACGCTAGAGGTGAAAACATGGAAAAGTGGTTCAACGTAGGAAAAATTGTTAATACTCATGGGATTCAAGGCGAAATACGCGTAATTTCCATTACGGATTTTGCTGAAAAGCGTTATAAGGTTGGTAATACAATTTATTTATTTATGGAAAATGAAAAAACACCGA
The Peribacillus sp. FSL H8-0477 genome window above contains:
- a CDS encoding YlqD family protein, giving the protein MKILQNVIVNQVLTESSKNKLLETYKTKRLQLQKESEQLRFELKKLEKTRNFQPANLRTHFEKEINGRQEKIKLLEFQIEQLNILPVGSELKEREVQSIVELEVGANWDEFIQTKTIVIKDGIVSEIR